Below is a window of Paramagnetospirillum magneticum AMB-1 DNA.
CGCCTGGCCGAACGCGGCCACCAGGCCATCCAGGCTTATCCCTTCTGGCGTGGGGTGCGCGCAGCCCTGCTGGCCAAGGGGGGCTTTCCCCAACTGGCCCAGGAGCGGGCGGAATGGGGGCAGTACTGGACTACGCCGGCTTGACCGGCTCGTCCAGGATGCGCCGCAATTCGGGGATCAGCCTGTCTTGCCAATGGGGCCGCTCGGCCCCGACCAGTCGGTCGAACTTGCCGCAATCGAGCAGGGAATTGGCCGGGCGGGCCGCCGGCAGCCCGTAAGCCGCGGCGGAAGTGGCCTCCAGCGGAACCGGGCCGATGCCCGCCCGGGTCAGCTCGGACAGGATCAGGGCGGCGATCTCGTGCCAAGAGGCGGCGCCGCCGGCGGCGAAGTGGTAGGTTCCCCGCTCCAGGGACTGGCGCAGCATCTTGTCGGCCAGGGCCAGGACGGCCGTAGCCACGCTGTCGGAATGGGTGAGGCCGCCGATCTGGTCGTCGACCACCCGCAAGGGGCGTCCGGCCCGGATGGCGCCCACCATGGCGCGGACGAAGTCGCCCCGTTCGCCGCCGTACAGCCACGATACCCGCAAGATGGCGTGGTCGGGCTGCAGCCAGCGCACGGCCTCTTCCCCCGCCGCCTTGCTGGCGCCATAGACGGAAAGCGGCGCCATGGGGGCGTCCTCGCGGTAGGGCTCGGGCGAGCGGCCATCGAAGACGTAATCGGTGGACAGATGAATCAGCGGGATGCCCCGGGCGGCGCAGGCGCGGGCCAAATGAGCCGGCCCTTCGCCATTGATGGCCATGGCGGCTGCCGTCTCGGTCTCGGCGCGATCGACGGCGGTGAAGGCAGCGGTGTTGACCACCACGGAACAGGCGTGGAGGGTCAACAGCCGGTCCACCGCTTGCGGGTCGGTGATGTCCAATTGCTGTCGCCCCAGCGCCGTGAGGGTCGCGCCCTGCGGGAGTGCGGCCCGGGCCAGCGCGCGTCCCACTCTTCCGTCAGCCCCGGTTACGAGAATGTGCATCAGCCGCCATATCCCCCGTCAGACCTGCCGGGAATTTCTCCGACTGGTGCCCATGTCCATATTGCGTCTATATAGACCGGGAGAAAGGAGGAGAAAACATGCTTGTGGTTGAGAGTGATTTACCGGGTGTCCTTCTGCTGCGGCCGGCCCGATTCTCCGACTCGCGTGGCTGGTTCATGGAATCCTGGAGCCATCAGGCGTTCCGGGAGGCCGGGCTGGACACCGAAGTCATCAAGGACAATGTCTCCCTGTCCTTCAAGACCGGAACGGTGCGCGGACTGCATTTTCAGCGCCCGCCCATGGCCCAGGCCAAGCTGATTTCCGTCTATAGTGGGCGCGTCCTCGATGTGGCGGTGGATTTGCGGCCGGGCTCAGCCACTTATGGCCGCCATTTGAGTGTGGAACTGTCCGCCGCCGAGGGGACCATGCTGTTCATCCCCAAGGGATTCGCCCACGGCTTTTGTACCCTCGAGGACAATACCCTGGTGGGCTACAAGGTGGACGCGCCCTATTCGCCGGAGCATGAGGGCGCCATCCACTGGCGCGACCCCGATCTGGGCATCGTCTGGCCGGTCTCCGAGGATCAGGCCGAGCTGTCGCCCAAGGATCTGGCGGCCGGTCCCTTCGCCGGGCGCGATCACACCGCCAGATAGGTGTTCCGGACCTCCTCGTCGGCCGACAGCTCGGCCATGGTGCCGTCAAAGCAGATGCGGCCCTTCTCGATGATATAGGCGCGGTCCGAGATCATCTTGGCGAAGTGCAGGTTCTGTTCGGAGATCAGCACCGCGAGGCCTTCGTTCTTCATGGCCAGGATGGCGTTGGCCATGTCCTCGACGATCTTGGGGGCGAGGCCTTCCGAGGGCTCGTCCAGCATGATCAGCGAGGGATTGCCCATCAGCGAGCGGGCGATGGTCAGCATCTGCTGCTCGCCGCCGCTCATGCGGCCGGCGCCGCGATCGCGCATGCCGGCCAGATTGGGGAACAGGTGGAACAGCCGCTCCTTGGTCCAGGTGGGGGCGCCATCCCGGGGCGGTTGGGTGCCCACGTCCAGATTCTCCTCCACCGTCAGGTCGGTGAAGATGCGGCGGTCTTCCGGCACATAGCCGAGGCCCAGGCGCACGATGTCGTGCACGGGCAGGGCGCTGATGTCGGTGCCGTTGAACACCAGTTGGCCGGTGCGCTGGGGCACCAGCCCGACCAGGCTCTTGAAGGTGGTGGACTTGCCGGCGCCGTTGCGGCCGATCAGCGCCACCACTTCGCCGGCTCCGGCCTTCAGCCCCACGTCGAACAGGATCTGGGCGCGGCCGTAAAAGGCGTTGAGGTTATGGGCTTCCAGTTTCATGCCGCACCTTTGTGCTTGGAATCGTCATAGACCGCGCCGGTACCCAGATAGGTGGCCTGCACCTCGGGATTGGCGCGCACCTCTTGCGGCTTGCCCTCGGCCACCACATGGCCGCGGCTCAGGACCATGATGCGGTTGGCGTGGGTGAAGACCACGTCCATGTCGTGCTCGGTGAACAGGACGCTGATGCCGCGCTCCCTGACGATGTCGGCGGTCAGCTGCATCAGCTCGATGCGTTCCTTGGGCGCCATGCCGGCGGTGGGTTCGTCCATGAGCAGCAGCTTGGGCGCGTTGGCCAGGGCCACGGCCAGTTCCACCCGCTTCAGGTCGCCATAGGCCAGCACGCTGCACGGCCGCGACGCCTGGGCCTCCATGCCCACCAGTTCCAGGAGCTGGAAGGCCTCGTCCTGATAGAGGCCGCCGGCGAAGGGCCACAGGGCGCGCAGCCGGTTGTGGAACGAGATCAGTGCCATCTGGACGTTCTCCAGCACGGTCATGGAGCCGAAGGTGGCGGTGATCTGGAAGGTGCGTCCCACCCCCAGGCGCCAGATCTCGCGGGGCTTCTTGCCCACCAGTTCCTCGCCGAACAGCTTGATGCTGCCGGCGGTGGGTGGAAACTGGCCGTTCAGCATGTTGAAGCAGGTGCTTTTCCCCGCGCCGTTGGGACCGATCAGGGCCAGGATCTCGCCCGGCGCCAGATCGAAATCCACGTTGGTCACGGCGGCGACACCGCCATAATTCTTGGACAGTCCGCGGACGGACAGGGTCTGGTTCTGGCTCATGCCGCGTCCTCCTTGGGCTCGGAGCGTGTCAGTCGGCCCTGGACGAAGCCGGAGATGCCCTGGGGGAAGGCCACCACCAGCACGATGATGATCACGCCCAAGGCCGTCCGCCACTGGTCGGTATAGCTGCTGATGGTCACGTGCAGGGTCTTGTAGACCAGGGCGCCGACCACGGGACCGGTCAGGGTCTGGACACCGCCCAGCAGCACCATCACCAGCCCGTCCACCGAGGTGGCGATGGAGATGGTGTCGGGGAACACGCTGCCCTTGAGGAAGGCGTAGAGCGACCCGGCGATGCCGGCGAAGAACCCGGCCAGGGCAAATCCCGCCCAGCGGTGGGACGACAGATTGATGCCGATGGAATCGGCCCGCAATGCGGAGTCGCGGCAGGCTCGCAGCGTATAGCCGAAGGGGGCGAAGGTGATGCGGCGCACCGCCAGGATGCCGCCGCCGCACAGGGCCAGGGTCAGGTAATAGAAGGCCACCGGATTGGCCGCCCAAGGCGCGGGCCAGATGCCGATCAGGCCGTTGTCGCCGCCGGTGAAGCTGGACCACTGGAACACCACCGCATAGGCGATCTGGGCGAAGGCCAGGGTCAGCATGGCGAGATAGGCGCCGGCCAGCCGGACGCAGAACCAGCCGAACACCAATGCGGCGGCGGCGGCCAGCAGCGGGCCGGTGACCAGGGCGGCCAGCATGGGAATGCCGAAATACTTGACCATCAGGGCGGCGCCATAGCTGCCCAGGCCGAAATAGGCGGCGTGGCCGAACGACACCATGCCGCCGGTTCCCATCATGAAGTGCAGCGAGGCGGCGAACAGGGCGAAGATCAGCACTTCGGACGCCACCGAAAGCCCGTAGCTGCCCCCCACCATGGGCAGGGCCAGCAGCACCACCAGACCGGCGAAGGCGACGTTGCGGCCCCGCTGGGTCAACGGCCGGATGGGGCGCTCCACTCCGCCGCCGCCGCGCATGACCATCTCGGGCTTGCCCAGCAGGCCC
It encodes the following:
- a CDS encoding ABC transporter permease, with product MSFFFIQFLNGLASASSLFLVASGLSIIFGVSRIVNFAHGSFYMLGAYMAFTLVQKLSGGTVFGFWGAIVLAAAAVALVGAVVEMVLLRRIYQAPELLQLLATFGLVLIVQDLVLVLWGPEDLLGPRAPGLKGAIDIFGQSFPQYDFVLIILGPVVLGLLWLLFHRTRWGTLIRAATQDREMVAALGVNQAWLFTSVFTLGAFLAGLGGAVQLPREAVNHVMDLQIITEAFVIVVIGGLGSVLGAFLAAVIIGELNAFGILIFPQLTLVLTFLVMAVILVVRPWGLLGKPEMVMRGGGGVERPIRPLTQRGRNVAFAGLVVLLALPMVGGSYGLSVASEVLIFALFAASLHFMMGTGGMVSFGHAAYFGLGSYGAALMVKYFGIPMLAALVTGPLLAAAAALVFGWFCVRLAGAYLAMLTLAFAQIAYAVVFQWSSFTGGDNGLIGIWPAPWAANPVAFYYLTLALCGGGILAVRRITFAPFGYTLRACRDSALRADSIGINLSSHRWAGFALAGFFAGIAGSLYAFLKGSVFPDTISIATSVDGLVMVLLGGVQTLTGPVVGALVYKTLHVTISSYTDQWRTALGVIIIVLVVAFPQGISGFVQGRLTRSEPKEDAA
- a CDS encoding ABC transporter ATP-binding protein, with translation MKLEAHNLNAFYGRAQILFDVGLKAGAGEVVALIGRNGAGKSTTFKSLVGLVPQRTGQLVFNGTDISALPVHDIVRLGLGYVPEDRRIFTDLTVEENLDVGTQPPRDGAPTWTKERLFHLFPNLAGMRDRGAGRMSGGEQQMLTIARSLMGNPSLIMLDEPSEGLAPKIVEDMANAILAMKNEGLAVLISEQNLHFAKMISDRAYIIEKGRICFDGTMAELSADEEVRNTYLAV
- a CDS encoding ABC transporter ATP-binding protein; amino-acid sequence: MSQNQTLSVRGLSKNYGGVAAVTNVDFDLAPGEILALIGPNGAGKSTCFNMLNGQFPPTAGSIKLFGEELVGKKPREIWRLGVGRTFQITATFGSMTVLENVQMALISFHNRLRALWPFAGGLYQDEAFQLLELVGMEAQASRPCSVLAYGDLKRVELAVALANAPKLLLMDEPTAGMAPKERIELMQLTADIVRERGISVLFTEHDMDVVFTHANRIMVLSRGHVVAEGKPQEVRANPEVQATYLGTGAVYDDSKHKGAA
- the rfbC gene encoding dTDP-4-dehydrorhamnose 3,5-epimerase, whose amino-acid sequence is MLVVESDLPGVLLLRPARFSDSRGWFMESWSHQAFREAGLDTEVIKDNVSLSFKTGTVRGLHFQRPPMAQAKLISVYSGRVLDVAVDLRPGSATYGRHLSVELSAAEGTMLFIPKGFAHGFCTLEDNTLVGYKVDAPYSPEHEGAIHWRDPDLGIVWPVSEDQAELSPKDLAAGPFAGRDHTAR
- the rfbD gene encoding dTDP-4-dehydrorhamnose reductase encodes the protein MGRALARAALPQGATLTALGRQQLDITDPQAVDRLLTLHACSVVVNTAAFTAVDRAETETAAAMAINGEGPAHLARACAARGIPLIHLSTDYVFDGRSPEPYREDAPMAPLSVYGASKAAGEEAVRWLQPDHAILRVSWLYGGERGDFVRAMVGAIRAGRPLRVVDDQIGGLTHSDSVATAVLALADKMLRQSLERGTYHFAAGGAASWHEIAALILSELTRAGIGPVPLEATSAAAYGLPAARPANSLLDCGKFDRLVGAERPHWQDRLIPELRRILDEPVKPA